In Palaemon carinicauda isolate YSFRI2023 chromosome 38, ASM3689809v2, whole genome shotgun sequence, a single window of DNA contains:
- the LOC137630161 gene encoding uncharacterized protein encodes MMKMTYSLFAVILATAAMAAEHQANEEDSWLPSFPKPRPERSLHTKDWVAHAWQPEANPLTPSTHQQWSADDDVRDVAWEAQDPLGEALNLDEDLANPEETMLEIVRQPPSRLGSLVDLYKDVFHGLSPFVANPENQILPAKPERRSGLSSLEGNPENLILPAKPERRSGRRPAACRFGPFGLVCWNAARRGAVMRQRSAQYSQ; translated from the coding sequence ATGACTTACAGTCTGTTTGCAGTGATATTAGCAACAGCCGCCATGGCAGCAGAACACCAAGCTAATGAGGAAGATTCTTGGCTCCCATCCTTTCCCAAGCCAAGACCAGAACGCAGCCTCCACACTAAAGACTGGGTTGCTCATGCCTGGCAGCCTGAGGCAAATCCTTTGACACCCTCCACACATCAACAATGGTCTGCAGATGATGATGTAAGGGATGTTGCTTGGGAGGCACAAGATCCCTTGGGAGAAGCTTTGAACCTTGATGAAGACCTCGCTAATCCAGAAGAAACGATGCTTGAGATAGTGCGACAGCCACCCAGTCGTCTTGGTTCTTTAGTGGATCTCTACAAAGACGTTTTTCACGGACTGAGCCCCTTCGTCGCTAATCCAGAAAACCAGATTCTCCCAGCCAAACCAGAGCGTCGTTCTGGACTGAGTTCTCTCGAAGGTAATCCAGAAAACCTGATTTTACCCGCCAAACCAGAACGACGCTCTGGACGTAGACCAGCTGCCTGTAGGTTTGGACCATTTGGATTGGTCTGCTGGAATGCTGCAAGGCGGGGTGCCGTGATGCGACAACGTTCTGCCCAGTATTCCCAGTAG